In one window of Streptomyces sp. NBC_01224 DNA:
- a CDS encoding aldehyde dehydrogenase family protein — MSDRNRRLFIGGEWTEPDHGHYEVINPATEEVVGLAPEASREQVYAAAAAAREAFATWSRTRPEERAAILDRAADLMQRDLTGNAALAQAESGATTSTARTMQAAVGAARFRRYARGALEPVEEPIAPQINEAGPMGRAGVFGALAVRRPVGVVTCITSYNNPWANPAGKVAPALAMGNTVVVKPAPQDPLSVYRMAEALEEAGVPAGVVNVVTASGPGAGEAAVDSPDIDMVSFTGSTAVGQRIAEVCGRSMKRQLMELGGKGAAVVLDDADLDSAVAGIGTTFSFYSGQICTAPTRVLVQRAAHDALIEKLIAYAGHLKVGAPTDRGTVVGPVISAAHRDRIESYIELGRKEGARIVTGGERPAGLDRGFYVAPTLLADCTNDMRVVREEIFGPVVVVVPFDDEDEGIALANDSDYGLIDYVWSSDVARAFRVARQLRAGGVGVNTIGRNMEAPFGGFKKSGVGRDVGSYALHAYSELQAIVWPG, encoded by the coding sequence ATGAGCGACAGGAACCGGCGCCTCTTCATCGGCGGCGAGTGGACCGAACCCGACCACGGCCACTACGAGGTGATCAACCCGGCCACCGAGGAGGTCGTCGGCCTCGCCCCCGAGGCGAGCCGCGAGCAGGTGTACGCGGCGGCGGCCGCGGCCCGCGAGGCCTTCGCCACCTGGTCCCGCACCCGCCCCGAGGAACGCGCCGCGATCCTCGACCGCGCCGCCGACCTGATGCAGCGCGACCTCACCGGCAATGCCGCACTCGCCCAGGCGGAGAGCGGCGCCACCACGTCAACGGCCAGGACCATGCAGGCCGCCGTCGGCGCCGCCCGCTTCCGCCGGTACGCCAGGGGCGCCCTGGAACCGGTCGAGGAGCCGATCGCACCACAGATCAACGAGGCCGGGCCGATGGGGCGGGCCGGTGTGTTCGGGGCGCTCGCCGTACGCCGGCCGGTCGGCGTCGTCACCTGCATCACCTCGTACAACAACCCCTGGGCCAACCCGGCCGGCAAGGTCGCCCCCGCACTCGCCATGGGCAACACGGTCGTCGTGAAACCCGCGCCGCAGGACCCGCTCTCCGTCTACCGGATGGCCGAGGCGCTCGAAGAGGCGGGCGTTCCGGCGGGCGTCGTCAATGTCGTCACCGCATCGGGCCCCGGGGCGGGCGAGGCCGCCGTCGACTCACCGGACATCGACATGGTCAGCTTCACCGGCTCCACGGCCGTCGGGCAGCGCATCGCAGAGGTGTGCGGGCGTTCCATGAAACGGCAGTTGATGGAGCTGGGCGGGAAGGGGGCCGCCGTCGTCCTCGACGACGCGGACCTCGACTCCGCGGTGGCGGGCATCGGCACCACGTTCTCCTTCTACAGCGGCCAGATCTGTACGGCCCCGACCCGCGTCCTCGTACAGCGCGCAGCCCACGACGCCCTGATCGAGAAACTCATCGCGTACGCGGGTCACCTGAAGGTGGGCGCCCCGACGGACCGGGGCACGGTCGTCGGCCCGGTCATCTCCGCCGCCCACCGCGACCGCATCGAGTCGTACATCGAACTCGGCCGGAAGGAAGGGGCGAGGATCGTCACGGGCGGCGAACGTCCGGCCGGACTCGACCGGGGCTTCTACGTCGCCCCCACCCTCCTCGCCGACTGCACCAACGACATGCGCGTCGTCCGCGAGGAGATCTTCGGCCCCGTAGTCGTGGTCGTCCCCTTCGACGACGAGGACGAGGGCATCGCACTCGCCAACGACAGTGACTACGGACTGATCGACTACGTCTGGTCCTCGGACGTGGCACGCGCCTTCCGGGTGGCCCGGCAGCTGCGCGCCGGCGGGGTCGGCGTGAACACCATCGGGCGGAACATGGAGGCCCCGTTCGGCGGGTTCAAGAAGAGCGGTGTCGGGCGCGATGTCGGCTCGTACGCCCTGCACGCATACAGCGAACTCCAGGCGATCGTCTGGCCGGGCTGA
- a CDS encoding APC family permease, giving the protein MTQLDARPQAGDPVRGTAPADGGVRGKGLGGNSVGLMGSAVIGISTVAPVYCLTSTLGSTAGEVGVQMPAVFLAGFLPMLLVAFAYRELNKVMPDCGTSFTWTVKAFGPRVGWMCGWGLVIATIIVLSNLAGVATSYFWLLAGEITGSGSIAALDDSKPVHILTCLILIAIATAISYRGMTATKGIQYALVGLQLVVLALFVAMAVQKANSGGFASSVDFSWSWLNPFAVQSFAAFTAGLSLSIFMFWGWDTCLTANEETIGSEKTPGRAALIAMVVLVGSYLATAVAAQMAVGSGDSGLGLANPDTSDNVFAALAGPVMGPGLGVLLFIAVLASAAASLQTTFIPVARTVLAMSTYEALPASYARVHPRFRTPGKATVTAGVATGVFYTVMTLVSEHVLVDTIYALGLMICFYYALTAFACAWYFRADLTRSVRDLVFKGLFPAVGGILLTAVFGKTLYDMWDPAYGSGSSVFGVGSVFVIGVGLLLLGVVLMLVMQRRSPAFFRGEVLTKETPALVVED; this is encoded by the coding sequence ATGACACAGCTGGACGCGCGGCCGCAGGCCGGAGACCCGGTACGGGGCACCGCCCCGGCCGACGGCGGTGTACGCGGCAAGGGTCTGGGCGGGAACTCCGTCGGCCTGATGGGCAGCGCCGTGATCGGCATCTCCACCGTCGCCCCCGTCTACTGCCTCACCTCCACCCTCGGCTCCACCGCGGGCGAGGTCGGCGTGCAGATGCCCGCCGTCTTCCTGGCCGGCTTCCTGCCGATGCTGCTCGTCGCATTCGCGTACCGCGAACTCAACAAGGTCATGCCTGACTGCGGTACTTCCTTCACCTGGACGGTGAAGGCATTCGGCCCGCGCGTCGGCTGGATGTGCGGCTGGGGCCTGGTCATCGCGACGATCATCGTCCTGTCGAACCTGGCGGGCGTCGCCACCTCGTACTTCTGGCTCCTCGCGGGCGAGATCACGGGCAGCGGTTCGATCGCCGCCCTGGACGACAGCAAGCCCGTCCACATCCTCACCTGCCTGATCCTGATCGCGATCGCCACGGCGATCAGCTACCGGGGGATGACGGCCACCAAGGGCATCCAGTACGCCCTGGTGGGCCTTCAGCTCGTCGTCCTCGCGCTGTTCGTGGCGATGGCCGTGCAGAAGGCGAACAGTGGGGGGTTCGCCTCGTCGGTGGACTTCTCCTGGTCCTGGCTGAACCCGTTCGCGGTCCAGTCGTTCGCGGCGTTCACGGCGGGTCTGTCGTTGTCGATCTTCATGTTCTGGGGATGGGACACCTGTCTGACCGCCAACGAGGAGACCATCGGCAGCGAGAAGACCCCCGGGCGCGCCGCCCTCATCGCGATGGTCGTGCTCGTCGGCTCCTACCTGGCGACCGCCGTCGCCGCCCAGATGGCCGTCGGCTCCGGCGACTCCGGTCTCGGCCTCGCCAACCCGGACACCTCCGACAACGTCTTCGCCGCACTCGCCGGCCCGGTCATGGGCCCGGGCCTTGGCGTCCTGCTCTTCATCGCCGTGCTCGCCTCCGCCGCCGCGAGCCTGCAGACCACCTTCATCCCGGTGGCCCGCACGGTCCTGGCGATGTCCACGTACGAGGCCCTGCCCGCCTCGTACGCCCGCGTCCACCCGCGCTTCAGGACCCCGGGGAAGGCCACCGTCACGGCGGGTGTGGCGACCGGCGTCTTCTACACGGTCATGACCCTGGTCAGCGAGCACGTCCTGGTCGACACGATCTACGCGCTCGGCCTGATGATCTGCTTCTACTACGCGCTGACGGCGTTCGCCTGCGCCTGGTACTTCCGCGCCGACCTGACCCGCTCCGTCCGCGACCTGGTCTTCAAGGGCCTCTTCCCGGCCGTCGGCGGCATCCTGCTCACCGCGGTCTTCGGCAAGACCCTCTACGACATGTGGGATCCGGCGTACGGCTCCGGCTCGTCGGTCTTCGGGGTCGGCTCGGTGTTCGTGATCGGTGTCGGGCTGCTGCTGCTCGGTGTGGTGCTGATGCTGGTGATGCAGCGCCGCAGCCCGGCGTTCTTCCGCGGCGAGGTGCTGACGAAGGAGACTCCGGCGCTGGTCGTGGAGGACTGA
- a CDS encoding endonuclease has product MTARRTVEILLSRYGTTYAAEAGIRLRNTPQPLYQLLVLSDLLSARIRASVAVAAARALFAHGMRSPDRMIGSTWQQRVDALGEGGYRRYDERTATQLGDGAELLLVEYGGDLRRLRKEADGDLDVLRSGLRRTPGMGPAGADIFVREVQAVWPETAPFLDGKALQGAEKLGLPASPAKLARLAEQAEQAEEADDRGPAVLAAALVRAALDKHVVDDVAARA; this is encoded by the coding sequence GTGACCGCCCGCAGGACCGTGGAGATCCTTCTCAGCCGCTACGGCACCACCTACGCCGCCGAGGCCGGCATCCGGCTGCGGAACACACCACAGCCCCTGTACCAACTCCTCGTGCTCAGCGATCTGTTGAGCGCCCGCATCCGGGCGTCCGTGGCGGTGGCGGCGGCACGCGCGCTGTTCGCCCACGGCATGCGCTCCCCGGACCGGATGATCGGGTCGACATGGCAGCAGCGTGTCGACGCGCTGGGCGAGGGCGGCTACCGGCGCTACGACGAACGGACCGCCACCCAGCTCGGCGACGGGGCAGAGCTCCTTCTGGTCGAGTACGGGGGCGATCTGCGGCGGCTGCGCAAGGAGGCCGACGGCGACCTGGACGTGCTGCGGTCCGGGCTGCGCAGAACCCCGGGCATGGGCCCGGCCGGTGCGGACATCTTCGTACGCGAGGTGCAGGCCGTGTGGCCGGAGACGGCACCGTTCCTGGACGGAAAGGCTCTCCAGGGCGCCGAGAAGCTGGGGCTTCCCGCCTCGCCGGCGAAGCTCGCACGGCTCGCGGAGCAGGCTGAGCAAGCCGAGGAGGCCGACGACCGCGGGCCCGCCGTGCTCGCGGCGGCCCTGGTGCGCGCCGCGCTGGACAAGCACGTCGTGGACGACGTCGCAGCGCGGGCCTGA
- a CDS encoding DNA polymerase ligase N-terminal domain-containing protein, which yields MDMTGGNDDRLRDYRSERHFDATAEPRGDGGRTSAAPCFVVQIHQARRMHFDFRLEVGGVLKSWAVPRGPSENPRERRLAVPTEDHPLEYRTFEGVIAKGKSGGGTVIVWDQGTYRPLSHDRWGAPVPFEQSLEDGHATFWLDGTKLHGEFALTRFKGGGADDAPGEEIWLLIKAKDGRATHDGPDTPDPYRARSARTGRTLQQVAAEEGGGPS from the coding sequence ATGGATATGACCGGCGGAAACGACGACCGGCTCCGGGACTACCGCAGCGAACGGCACTTCGACGCGACCGCGGAGCCACGCGGCGACGGCGGGCGGACGAGTGCGGCGCCCTGTTTCGTCGTACAGATCCACCAGGCGCGGCGCATGCACTTCGACTTCCGGCTGGAGGTCGGCGGCGTCCTGAAGTCATGGGCGGTGCCGCGCGGACCTTCGGAGAACCCGCGCGAGAGGCGGCTGGCCGTCCCCACGGAGGACCATCCGCTGGAGTACCGCACGTTCGAGGGAGTCATCGCGAAGGGCAAGTCCGGCGGCGGCACGGTGATCGTCTGGGACCAGGGCACCTACCGGCCGCTCAGCCACGACCGCTGGGGCGCGCCCGTGCCGTTCGAACAGTCCCTGGAGGACGGGCACGCGACCTTCTGGCTCGACGGCACCAAGCTGCACGGCGAGTTCGCCCTCACCCGCTTCAAGGGAGGCGGTGCGGACGACGCCCCGGGCGAGGAGATATGGCTGCTGATCAAGGCCAAGGACGGGCGCGCCACCCATGACGGGCCGGACACACCGGACCCGTACCGGGCGCGTTCGGCCCGTACGGGGCGCACCCTGCAGCAGGTCGCCGCCGAGGAAGGAGGCGGACCTTCGTGA
- a CDS encoding MFS transporter, with translation MRRGKGGGEPGTSKGGQGLLAQLRNPPGGRNARIMLLALAVDRTGSGLWAASSVLYLTFVTHLSAQQIGVLLGVAGVAGIAGSPLAGRLAGRFPVRPLLIGCHLLRLVTLVLVLVCGGFDALLPVVAVTYLGDRAAKTLEMLFATRTAGERRAAYQALSRSAANAGYAVGAGIAAIGLAVGTSDAYRALILGNALSFVVAAALVWRTEGPRETTVEVAGPDGPAAGAGKQPPVRRANPWRDRGYLTFVLLDIPMNLDDSILNVGLPLWLVNRTSAPHALVPAFLIINTVMVVVLQISVSARAEGPRRATRAVLLYGAMVFVCCAFLAAATRGGTWAATAVLLAAALVVTLAELMRSVSSWELAVLLAPQDARAEYLGVAGMSQSIQKSAGPPLLTGAVMAAGPAGWLVLGAVVAGLSVLQRRACTRRLRTLAPPPAPKRATPAPVS, from the coding sequence ATGCGGCGCGGCAAGGGCGGCGGGGAACCGGGCACGTCGAAGGGCGGGCAGGGCCTGCTGGCCCAGCTGCGCAATCCGCCGGGCGGCCGCAACGCGCGGATCATGCTGCTCGCCCTGGCCGTGGACCGGACCGGCTCGGGACTGTGGGCCGCGTCCTCGGTCCTGTATCTCACCTTTGTGACGCATCTGAGTGCCCAACAGATCGGTGTGCTGCTGGGCGTGGCCGGAGTCGCGGGCATCGCGGGCTCACCGCTGGCCGGACGCCTGGCCGGCCGCTTCCCGGTGCGCCCGCTGCTGATCGGCTGTCATCTGCTCCGCCTGGTGACGCTCGTCCTGGTGCTGGTGTGCGGCGGCTTCGACGCGCTGCTGCCCGTTGTCGCCGTCACATACCTGGGTGACAGGGCGGCGAAGACGCTGGAGATGCTGTTCGCCACCAGGACGGCGGGCGAGCGGCGCGCGGCCTACCAGGCACTGTCCCGCAGCGCGGCCAACGCGGGCTACGCCGTCGGCGCGGGCATCGCGGCCATCGGCCTGGCCGTGGGGACCAGTGACGCCTACCGGGCCCTGATCCTGGGCAACGCGCTGTCCTTCGTCGTCGCCGCGGCGCTGGTGTGGCGTACGGAAGGGCCGCGGGAGACCACCGTCGAGGTGGCAGGCCCCGACGGCCCGGCAGCCGGAGCCGGGAAGCAGCCGCCTGTCCGCAGGGCCAACCCGTGGCGGGACCGCGGCTATCTCACGTTCGTGCTGCTGGACATCCCGATGAACCTCGACGACTCGATCCTCAACGTCGGCCTGCCGCTGTGGCTGGTGAACCGCACCTCGGCGCCGCACGCCCTCGTCCCGGCCTTCCTGATCATCAATACCGTGATGGTCGTGGTGCTGCAGATCAGCGTGTCCGCGCGGGCCGAAGGACCGCGCCGGGCCACCCGGGCGGTGCTGCTGTACGGAGCCATGGTGTTCGTGTGCTGCGCGTTCCTGGCCGCGGCCACCCGGGGCGGGACCTGGGCGGCCACGGCCGTCCTGCTCGCCGCGGCGCTGGTGGTCACGCTGGCGGAGCTGATGCGTTCGGTGAGCTCCTGGGAGCTCGCGGTTCTCCTCGCACCCCAGGACGCCCGCGCCGAGTATCTGGGGGTGGCCGGGATGTCCCAGTCCATCCAGAAGTCCGCCGGGCCGCCGCTGTTGACCGGTGCGGTGATGGCCGCAGGACCGGCGGGGTGGCTGGTGCTGGGCGCGGTGGTCGCGGGCCTCTCCGTCCTGCAACGGCGGGCGTGTACGCGACGGCTCCGCACTCTCGCACCACCACCGGCCCCGAAGAGGGCCACCCCCGCGCCGGTCTCCTAG
- a CDS encoding alpha/beta hydrolase encodes MDLATLKALKPSEFESAADAYRTTDEMANAAKDTIDNQITAGIRNQLEGAAAKAALRELAELSKNFQYMQTECGLVSTALNGFAFDMAAAKRKLDAALEDARANHCTVNTDGSVNFPAGRKPGEEKDAEGGTVTGGAGGSPTSDALERQAVNIHPNPHYGAALGYANRIADALKEATDADAKWAPKLRALKADDDLVVSDRDWVDVKSDRGGVLKAADPYLDSIKAPPKEATPEENAEWWKNLTSEQRADYLAVHPNSIGSMNGLPSDIRDEANRMVLNETKASYQLELDAIPKEPTKYGPNTSGSYPAAVITPEWREWQDKYGDKKARMEGVMKGMNAIQDRFDRTGKDGLPEAYLLGFDPTGLGDGKVILANGNPDKADHVGVYVPGTFAGIESIGGGGDTHGDLGRGERLWAESHRLTPGQNVSTITWLDYNAPDSIVPEATRGQYADEGGPRLYDFLQGNGAAQQTADGTRAHTTVIGHSYGSTVVGVSAQSGSWNDPEAANDFVFAGSPGVQADHAADLGVGADHVWAMGAPWDDQVVRQGGRLMGLGDNGIIPTDDAFGGNIMESDSGGHTGFFDDGSLSIRNQAAVIAGQYDKVQLE; translated from the coding sequence ATGGATCTTGCGACGCTGAAAGCGCTCAAGCCGTCGGAGTTCGAGAGTGCCGCGGACGCGTACCGGACGACGGACGAGATGGCCAATGCAGCCAAGGACACCATCGACAACCAGATCACCGCGGGGATACGGAACCAACTCGAGGGCGCGGCGGCGAAGGCCGCCCTTCGGGAGCTGGCCGAGTTGTCAAAGAACTTCCAGTACATGCAGACCGAGTGCGGGCTGGTGAGCACCGCGCTGAACGGTTTCGCATTCGATATGGCGGCGGCCAAAAGGAAGCTGGACGCAGCGCTTGAGGACGCGCGGGCGAACCACTGCACGGTGAACACGGACGGTTCGGTCAACTTCCCGGCGGGCAGAAAGCCGGGCGAGGAGAAGGATGCCGAGGGCGGCACAGTGACCGGTGGCGCCGGGGGCAGCCCGACATCCGACGCCCTGGAGCGCCAGGCGGTGAACATCCACCCGAACCCTCACTACGGCGCGGCCCTCGGCTATGCCAACCGGATAGCAGATGCCTTGAAGGAAGCCACTGACGCAGACGCGAAGTGGGCGCCGAAGCTCCGCGCCCTCAAGGCCGACGACGACCTCGTGGTCTCGGACCGGGATTGGGTGGACGTGAAGTCCGACCGGGGCGGGGTGCTCAAGGCCGCTGACCCGTACCTGGACAGCATCAAGGCCCCACCGAAGGAAGCCACGCCCGAGGAGAACGCGGAGTGGTGGAAGAATCTCACCTCGGAGCAGCGGGCCGACTATCTGGCCGTCCATCCGAATTCCATCGGATCGATGAACGGCCTCCCGTCCGACATTCGCGACGAGGCGAACCGAATGGTTCTGAACGAGACGAAGGCGAGTTACCAGCTGGAGCTGGACGCCATCCCGAAAGAGCCGACCAAGTACGGTCCCAACACCAGCGGAAGCTACCCCGCTGCCGTGATCACCCCGGAATGGCGGGAGTGGCAGGACAAGTACGGGGACAAGAAGGCCAGGATGGAGGGCGTGATGAAGGGAATGAACGCCATCCAGGATCGCTTCGACCGCACAGGCAAAGACGGGCTTCCCGAGGCGTACCTGCTCGGCTTCGATCCCACCGGTCTCGGGGACGGAAAGGTCATCCTCGCCAACGGGAATCCGGACAAAGCCGATCACGTAGGCGTCTACGTCCCCGGCACGTTCGCAGGCATAGAATCCATCGGCGGCGGCGGGGATACTCATGGGGACCTCGGCCGTGGCGAACGTCTCTGGGCCGAGAGTCACCGCCTCACTCCCGGCCAGAACGTCTCCACCATCACGTGGCTCGACTACAACGCGCCGGACAGCATCGTTCCGGAGGCGACACGCGGGCAGTACGCGGACGAGGGCGGCCCACGACTCTACGACTTCTTGCAGGGGAACGGAGCTGCGCAGCAGACTGCCGACGGCACTCGCGCGCACACCACTGTCATCGGGCACAGCTACGGCAGCACGGTGGTCGGCGTCTCAGCACAGTCGGGGAGTTGGAATGACCCTGAGGCCGCCAACGACTTCGTCTTTGCGGGCAGTCCTGGTGTCCAGGCGGATCACGCGGCGGACCTGGGTGTCGGAGCCGACCACGTGTGGGCAATGGGCGCCCCCTGGGACGATCAGGTGGTCCGGCAGGGCGGTCGGCTGATGGGGCTCGGTGACAACGGGATCATTCCCACCGACGACGCCTTCGGCGGCAACATCATGGAGAGTGACTCCGGCGGACACACCGGATTCTTCGACGATGGCTCTCTCAGCATACGCAATCAGGCAGCCGTCATCGCCGGCCAATATGACAAGGTACAACTTGAATAG
- a CDS encoding CehA/McbA family metallohydrolase, with the protein MARRGLLVGTAATALTLGTVSFADAATGDDAPDRTRTVRGTLPTGSPDYVYLPVEVPRGVREIVVSYTYEKTPVPAGTQGNALDIGIFDERGTELGGRGFRGWSGGARSSFFIRADEATPGYIAGPVRAGTWNIALGPYTVAPEGLPYEVTITLRFGPTGSTPKPVYPPERAKGRGRAWYRGDCHLHSVHSDGKRTPAEIAAAARAAGLDFINSSEHNTYSAHSAWDGLWGDDLLVLTGEEVTTRNGHVIALATDPGTFVDWRYRARDNRFGHYAKAVRRAGGLVVPAHPHATCIGCHWKFGFGEADAVEVWNGAYTPEDEIALAEWDNSLVAAVRTSKPWVAAMGNSDAHREPDKVGLPQTVVLADELSREAITAGIRAGHSYITESSAVTLSFGASGGRGLHAGIGERLRVDGDDTPVTVRLEVTGAPGCTAHFVTDQGTLFTATLPGSGTGVVEWRTTPVYAAYVRAEVRHPATVPGLPGALAALTNPVFLEG; encoded by the coding sequence ATGGCCAGGCGCGGCCTTCTCGTCGGTACGGCCGCCACCGCTCTGACGTTGGGCACTGTGAGCTTCGCCGACGCCGCGACCGGGGACGACGCCCCGGACCGGACCAGGACCGTGCGCGGCACTCTGCCGACCGGGTCGCCCGACTATGTGTATCTGCCGGTCGAAGTACCGCGCGGGGTACGGGAGATCGTCGTCTCGTACACGTACGAGAAGACGCCCGTCCCGGCCGGGACCCAGGGCAACGCCCTCGACATCGGCATCTTCGACGAGCGCGGCACGGAGCTGGGCGGGCGCGGGTTCCGGGGGTGGTCCGGCGGGGCGCGGAGCAGCTTCTTCATCCGGGCGGACGAGGCGACGCCCGGCTACATCGCGGGGCCGGTACGGGCAGGGACCTGGAACATCGCCCTCGGGCCGTACACCGTCGCCCCGGAAGGGCTCCCGTACGAGGTGACGATCACCCTGCGCTTCGGGCCCACCGGGTCCACACCGAAGCCTGTGTACCCGCCGGAGCGGGCGAAGGGGCGCGGGCGCGCCTGGTACCGCGGGGACTGCCATCTCCACTCCGTCCACTCGGACGGCAAGCGCACCCCAGCCGAGATCGCCGCCGCCGCTCGCGCGGCCGGGCTCGACTTCATCAACAGCAGCGAGCACAACACGTACTCCGCGCACAGTGCGTGGGACGGGCTGTGGGGTGACGATCTGCTCGTTCTCACGGGCGAGGAGGTCACCACCCGCAACGGGCATGTGATCGCGCTCGCCACCGACCCGGGCACGTTCGTCGACTGGCGTTACCGGGCCCGCGACAACCGGTTCGGGCACTATGCGAAAGCCGTGCGCCGGGCCGGTGGTCTGGTCGTGCCCGCTCATCCGCACGCCACCTGCATCGGCTGCCACTGGAAGTTCGGCTTCGGCGAGGCGGACGCGGTGGAGGTGTGGAACGGGGCGTACACCCCGGAGGACGAGATCGCCCTCGCCGAGTGGGACAACTCTCTTGTGGCGGCCGTCCGTACGTCGAAGCCGTGGGTTGCGGCGATGGGCAACAGCGACGCGCACCGGGAGCCGGACAAGGTGGGGCTGCCGCAGACCGTCGTCCTCGCCGACGAGCTGTCGCGCGAGGCGATCACGGCCGGAATCCGGGCCGGGCACTCCTACATCACCGAGTCGTCCGCCGTCACCCTGTCCTTCGGGGCCTCGGGCGGGCGCGGCCTGCACGCGGGGATCGGTGAACGGCTGCGGGTGGACGGGGACGACACCCCGGTCACCGTACGGCTGGAGGTGACCGGGGCACCCGGCTGCACCGCGCACTTCGTCACCGACCAGGGCACGCTGTTCACGGCCACGCTGCCGGGGTCGGGGACGGGGGTGGTGGAGTGGCGTACGACGCCGGTCTACGCCGCCTATGTGCGGGCCGAGGTCCGGCACCCGGCGACGGTGCCGGGGCTGCCGGGGGCACTGGCGGCGCTCACCAATCCGGTGTTCCTGGAGGGTTAG
- a CDS encoding LLM class F420-dependent oxidoreductase, which produces MRIATTIFLTDETITPLRLARELEQRGFAGLYLPEHTHIPASRDTPYPAGGELPPEYGRTLDPFVALAQAAAVTERLALGTGITLVAQHDPIDLAKQIATLDHLSGGRFTLGLGYGWNIEEAADHGVNWSTRRDLVRDRMALMRALWSDEPTAYDGEFGSVRASHAYPKPVQAPRGPVNGPRTLIGGAAGPKLFAHIAQYADGWLPIGGRGLTESVPKLREAWESAGRDPKQLQVVPYAVLPSPGKLAHYADLSIEEVVLQLPPAGEAEVLRVLDAYAEYL; this is translated from the coding sequence ATGCGGATCGCCACAACGATCTTCCTCACCGATGAGACGATCACGCCGCTGCGGCTCGCCCGCGAGCTCGAACAGCGCGGGTTCGCCGGGCTCTACCTGCCCGAGCACACCCACATCCCGGCGAGCAGGGACACCCCCTACCCGGCGGGCGGCGAACTCCCGCCCGAGTACGGCCGCACCCTCGACCCCTTCGTCGCCCTCGCCCAGGCCGCCGCCGTCACCGAACGCCTCGCCCTCGGCACCGGCATCACGCTCGTCGCCCAGCACGACCCGATCGACCTGGCGAAGCAGATCGCCACCCTCGACCATCTTTCAGGCGGCCGCTTCACGCTGGGCCTCGGCTACGGCTGGAACATCGAGGAAGCCGCGGACCACGGCGTGAACTGGTCGACGCGCCGGGACCTCGTCCGCGACCGCATGGCCCTGATGCGCGCCCTGTGGTCGGACGAACCGACGGCGTACGACGGCGAGTTCGGCTCGGTCCGGGCCAGCCACGCGTACCCGAAGCCGGTCCAGGCGCCCCGCGGCCCGGTGAACGGCCCCCGCACCCTGATCGGCGGCGCGGCAGGCCCGAAGCTGTTCGCGCACATCGCCCAGTACGCCGACGGCTGGCTCCCGATCGGCGGCCGCGGCCTGACGGAGTCCGTACCGAAGCTGCGCGAGGCGTGGGAGTCGGCCGGCCGCGACCCGAAGCAGCTCCAGGTGGTTCCCTACGCGGTACTCCCGAGCCCGGGGAAGCTGGCGCACTATGCGGACCTGAGCATCGAGGAGGTCGTCCTGCAACTGCCTCCGGCCGGAGAGGCGGAGGTACTGCGGGTGCTGGACGCGTACGCGGAGTATCTGTAG
- a CDS encoding HAD family hydrolase, with amino-acid sequence MSTPPELVIFDCDGVLVDSERIAVRIQIEVGAELGWPLTAEEVIEKFVGRSNKSIGALIEDHLPGKSAVWQQRFEDLHRAAVDSELVAVDGIHEALAALTLPTCVASSGSHEKMRHTLGHTGLHSHFEGRIFSASEVANGKPAPDLFLHAARQMGVDPSACVVVEDSKYGVQAARSAGMRSLGYAGGLTPAHWLEGPDTVVFDDMRKLPTLLSEI; translated from the coding sequence ATGAGCACTCCTCCTGAACTCGTCATATTCGACTGCGACGGCGTACTCGTCGACAGCGAACGCATCGCCGTGCGCATCCAGATCGAAGTGGGCGCCGAACTGGGGTGGCCGCTGACGGCGGAAGAGGTCATCGAGAAGTTCGTGGGCCGGTCGAACAAGTCCATCGGCGCGCTGATCGAGGACCACCTGCCCGGCAAGTCCGCCGTCTGGCAGCAGCGCTTCGAGGACCTCCACCGTGCCGCCGTGGACTCCGAACTCGTCGCGGTCGACGGCATCCACGAGGCGCTGGCCGCCCTCACGCTCCCCACCTGTGTGGCATCGAGCGGCAGCCACGAAAAGATGCGCCACACCCTCGGCCACACCGGACTCCACTCCCACTTCGAGGGCCGCATCTTCAGTGCGAGCGAGGTCGCAAACGGCAAGCCCGCCCCCGATCTCTTCCTCCACGCGGCCCGGCAGATGGGCGTGGATCCGTCGGCCTGCGTCGTCGTCGAGGACAGCAAGTACGGGGTCCAGGCCGCCCGTTCGGCCGGAATGCGGTCACTCGGCTACGCGGGCGGGCTGACCCCGGCGCACTGGCTGGAGGGCCCGGACACCGTGGTCTTCGACGACATGCGCAAACTGCCGACGCTCTTGTCGGAGATCTGA